A portion of the Micromonospora tarapacensis genome contains these proteins:
- a CDS encoding response regulator transcription factor yields MATVLLVEDDHVVRGAMLRSLTDRGHAVHAVGTALDALRRVAAETPDLVVLDLGLPDLDGSDALRMLRGITDVPIIIATARDDEQSVVKLLRAGADDYMVKPFTGAHLDARITTVLRRVGRASRVVQPAVHTVGGLRVDVGERSALLDGEALALTRKEFDLLAYLAARPGRVVSRRELLEEVWRQPSVGEDQTIDVHLYWLRRKMGESAAKPRYLRTVRGVGFRLVAPD; encoded by the coding sequence GTGGCCACCGTCCTCCTGGTCGAAGACGATCACGTCGTCCGCGGCGCGATGCTTCGTTCCCTCACCGACCGGGGCCACGCCGTCCACGCGGTGGGCACCGCGCTGGACGCGTTGCGCAGGGTGGCCGCGGAAACCCCGGACCTGGTCGTGCTCGACCTCGGCCTGCCGGATCTGGACGGCTCGGACGCGCTGCGGATGTTGCGGGGCATCACCGACGTGCCGATCATCATCGCGACGGCCCGCGACGACGAGCAGTCGGTGGTCAAGCTGCTGCGGGCCGGCGCCGACGACTACATGGTCAAACCGTTCACCGGTGCGCACCTGGACGCCCGGATCACCACCGTGCTGCGCCGGGTGGGCCGGGCCAGCCGCGTCGTGCAGCCCGCCGTGCACACCGTGGGCGGGCTGCGCGTCGACGTCGGTGAGCGCAGCGCCCTCCTCGACGGCGAGGCGCTGGCGCTGACCCGCAAGGAATTCGACCTGCTGGCGTACCTCGCCGCCCGCCCCGGCCGGGTAGTGTCCCGGCGGGAGCTCTTGGAGGAGGTATGGCGGCAGCCATCGGTCGGCGAGGATCAGACCATCGACGTTCACCTGTACTGGCTACGGCGCAAAATGGGCGAGTCCGCGGCGAAGCCGCGCTACCTGCGCACCGTGCGGGGGGTGGGCTTCCGGCTGGTGGCGCCGGACTGA
- a CDS encoding trans-aconitate 2-methyltransferase has protein sequence MWDPAVYLRHGDERSRPFHDLLARVAADRPRTVVDLGCGPGTLTAGLAARWPDSRIVGLDSSPQMIARANSLDTRVGFGVADVRDWHPRPDTDVVISNAVLQWVPGHRELLTRWAAELPAGAWLAMQVPGNFDAPSHRALREVAGRPPWQAELAPLQREAPVADPVDYAGSLAAAGCVVDAWETTYVHLLAARPDADHPVLTWMEGTALRPVRAALDDAGWSAFRAALAVRLAEAYPVRHGQVYFPFRRIFAVARTGARAQESS, from the coding sequence ATGTGGGATCCGGCGGTGTACCTGCGCCACGGCGACGAACGCTCCCGGCCGTTCCACGACCTGCTCGCCCGGGTGGCCGCCGACCGGCCGCGGACGGTGGTCGACCTCGGCTGCGGCCCCGGCACCCTGACCGCCGGCCTCGCCGCCCGGTGGCCCGACAGCCGGATCGTCGGGCTGGACTCCTCGCCGCAGATGATCGCGCGGGCGAACTCGCTCGACACCCGGGTCGGCTTCGGCGTCGCCGACGTGCGGGACTGGCACCCCCGGCCGGACACCGACGTGGTGATCAGCAACGCCGTGCTCCAGTGGGTGCCCGGCCACCGGGAACTGCTCACCCGCTGGGCCGCCGAGCTGCCCGCCGGCGCCTGGCTGGCGATGCAGGTGCCCGGCAACTTCGACGCACCGTCGCACCGTGCGCTGCGGGAGGTGGCCGGGCGCCCGCCCTGGCAGGCGGAGCTGGCCCCACTGCAGCGGGAGGCCCCGGTCGCCGACCCGGTCGACTATGCCGGGTCGCTGGCCGCCGCCGGCTGCGTCGTCGACGCCTGGGAGACTACCTACGTGCACCTGCTGGCGGCCCGTCCCGACGCGGACCATCCCGTGCTGACCTGGATGGAGGGCACCGCGCTGCGCCCCGTCCGGGCCGCGCTGGACGACGCCGGCTGGTCCGCCTTCCGGGCCGCGCTGGCGGTACGCCTCGCCGAGGCGTACCCGGTGCGGCACGGCCAGGTGTACTTCCCGTTCCGACGGATCTTCGCCGTCGCCCGCACCGGCGCCCGCGCCCAGGAGAGTTCGTGA
- a CDS encoding mechanosensitive ion channel family protein, whose product MDSYLMTVVAALAAAAIALVVVEVVHRLTRRWGRRSTLLTELTEHAHRSFQVAVTVLAVQFAVRFSTGYGIGTPWRQALLHLLVLAVIAATAWLVASLLVVVEDTALARFRVDVPDNRHARRVRTQVVMLRRVTVVVIVVLTVGVMLMTFPSVRGIGAGVLTSAGVVGVVAALAAQSLLGNLFAGLQLAFSDAVRLDDVVVVEGEWGRIEELTLSYVVVQIWDDRRLILPTSYFTNTPFQNWTRTEAAVLGTAEFEVDWSIPVQTMREELRRLAQATELWDGRVCVLQVTDATGGMIKVRALVSAGNAGALWDLRCLVREHLVAWVRDHRPTAMPRLRTEVGDGAGNLPWQWVQPRQSSRRNGEAEMPDDSRIFGGSDDGQARNEAFVGPDESADSRR is encoded by the coding sequence GTGGACAGCTACCTCATGACGGTCGTCGCCGCGCTCGCCGCGGCGGCGATCGCCCTTGTCGTGGTCGAGGTGGTGCACCGCCTCACCCGGAGGTGGGGCCGCCGGTCGACGCTGCTGACCGAGTTGACGGAGCACGCGCACCGCTCGTTCCAGGTCGCTGTCACGGTGCTCGCCGTGCAGTTCGCCGTCCGTTTCAGCACCGGGTACGGCATCGGCACCCCGTGGCGCCAGGCGCTGCTGCACCTGCTGGTGCTCGCCGTCATCGCCGCCACCGCCTGGCTGGTCGCCTCCCTGCTGGTGGTGGTCGAGGACACCGCGTTGGCCCGGTTCCGGGTGGACGTGCCGGACAACCGGCACGCCCGGCGGGTGCGCACCCAGGTGGTGATGCTGCGCCGGGTGACCGTCGTGGTGATCGTCGTGCTGACCGTCGGCGTGATGCTGATGACCTTCCCCTCCGTCCGGGGCATCGGAGCCGGCGTGCTGACCAGCGCCGGTGTGGTCGGTGTCGTCGCCGCGCTGGCCGCGCAGAGTCTGCTGGGCAACCTCTTCGCCGGCCTGCAACTGGCCTTCAGCGACGCGGTTCGCCTCGACGACGTGGTGGTGGTCGAGGGTGAGTGGGGCCGGATCGAGGAGTTGACGCTCAGCTACGTGGTGGTCCAGATCTGGGACGACCGGCGGCTGATCCTGCCCACCTCCTACTTCACGAACACCCCGTTCCAGAACTGGACCCGCACCGAGGCGGCGGTCCTGGGCACCGCCGAGTTCGAGGTGGACTGGTCGATCCCGGTCCAGACCATGCGGGAGGAACTGCGCCGCCTGGCGCAGGCCACCGAGTTGTGGGACGGCCGGGTCTGCGTGCTTCAGGTCACCGACGCGACCGGCGGCATGATCAAGGTCCGTGCCCTGGTGAGCGCCGGCAACGCGGGCGCCCTGTGGGACCTGCGCTGCCTGGTCCGGGAGCACCTGGTGGCCTGGGTACGCGATCACCGGCCCACCGCGATGCCCCGGTTGCGCACCGAGGTCGGCGACGGCGCGGGCAACCTGCCCTGGCAGTGGGTGCAGCCCCGGCAGTCGTCGCGCCGCAACGGCGAGGCCGAGATGCCCGACGACTCCCGGATCTTCGGCGGCAGCGACGACGGCCAGGCCCGCAACGAGGCCTTCGTCGGCCCCGACGAATCCGCCGACTCCCGCCGCTGA
- a CDS encoding DUF1206 domain-containing protein, with the protein MSLTRNAETTAARTADSRWLELLARAGFIGYGIVHLLFGWLALQIAFGNSSDDGDQSGALRTLAAQPTGTFVVIAIAVGMLAMAIWQALEAAVGHRAERGDDRLKERVVSAARTIIYLWLAWTAWKVFSNANSDSASQQEELSARLMESTGGRWLVGLAGLVLAGIGVGMAVYGIQKKFMKRLKAGQMNARTTKLARRLGVAGYAARGTAFAVTGGLVVLAAVNYDPEQARGLDAALRTLRDQSYGAILLTLVALGIAAFGAYCFLQSRYRKV; encoded by the coding sequence ATGTCTCTCACCCGGAACGCCGAAACCACCGCTGCCCGTACGGCCGACAGCCGGTGGCTGGAACTTCTCGCCCGGGCCGGTTTCATCGGCTACGGGATCGTGCACCTGCTGTTCGGCTGGCTGGCGTTGCAGATCGCCTTCGGCAACTCATCGGACGACGGCGACCAGTCCGGTGCGTTGCGGACCCTCGCCGCGCAGCCGACGGGCACGTTCGTCGTCATCGCCATCGCCGTCGGCATGCTCGCCATGGCGATCTGGCAGGCCCTCGAGGCTGCCGTCGGGCACCGCGCGGAGCGGGGCGACGACCGGCTCAAGGAGCGGGTCGTCTCTGCCGCCCGCACGATCATCTACCTCTGGCTGGCCTGGACCGCCTGGAAGGTCTTCTCCAACGCCAACTCCGACAGCGCGTCGCAGCAGGAAGAACTCAGCGCCCGGCTGATGGAGTCCACCGGTGGCCGGTGGCTCGTCGGTCTCGCCGGCCTGGTCCTCGCCGGGATCGGTGTCGGCATGGCGGTCTACGGGATCCAGAAGAAGTTCATGAAGCGCCTGAAGGCCGGCCAGATGAACGCCCGGACCACGAAGCTCGCCCGCCGGCTCGGCGTGGCCGGTTACGCCGCCCGGGGCACGGCGTTCGCCGTGACCGGCGGGCTGGTCGTGCTGGCCGCGGTGAACTACGACCCGGAGCAGGCCCGGGGCCTGGACGCCGCGCTGCGGACGCTGCGGGACCAGTCGTACGGCGCGATTTTGCTCACCCTCGTTGCGCTGGGTATCGCCGCCTTCGGCGCATACTGCTTCCTACAGTCCCGCTACCGCAAGGTCTGA
- a CDS encoding aldo/keto reductase → MEQRTFPRMGRQVGVVGLGAWQLGADWGTVTEDDAMAVLSAAVDAGVTFLDTADVYGDGRSEQLIGRFLAAHPQAGLTVATKMGRRVAQTPAAYTVDSFRQWTDRSRANLGVDTLDLVQLHCPPTAVFADGTVFDALDTLVTEKRIAAYGVSVETCDEALTAIARPGLASVQIILNALRHKPLERVLPAASAAGVGIIARVPLASGLLSGRYDERTTFAADDHRSYNRHGEAFDVGETFSGVDFSTGLAAVRRLAPLVGDDRTMAQFALRWVLDQPGVTVVIPGARDAAQARGNAAVAGQSPLSAGELAEVTAVYDELIRPQVHHRW, encoded by the coding sequence ATGGAGCAACGTACCTTCCCCCGGATGGGCCGGCAGGTCGGAGTGGTCGGGCTCGGCGCCTGGCAACTCGGCGCCGACTGGGGCACCGTCACCGAGGACGACGCGATGGCGGTGCTGAGCGCCGCGGTCGACGCCGGCGTCACCTTCCTGGACACCGCCGACGTCTACGGCGACGGGCGCAGCGAACAGCTGATCGGCCGGTTCCTGGCCGCCCACCCGCAGGCCGGGCTCACCGTGGCCACCAAGATGGGCCGCCGGGTGGCCCAGACCCCGGCGGCGTACACCGTGGACAGCTTTCGTCAGTGGACCGACCGGTCCCGGGCGAACCTCGGCGTGGACACGCTGGACCTGGTGCAGTTGCACTGCCCGCCCACGGCCGTCTTCGCCGACGGCACGGTCTTCGACGCCCTCGACACGCTGGTGACCGAGAAGCGGATCGCCGCGTACGGCGTCAGTGTGGAGACCTGCGACGAGGCGCTCACCGCGATCGCCCGGCCCGGGCTGGCCAGCGTCCAGATCATCCTCAACGCGCTGCGCCACAAGCCGCTCGAACGCGTGCTGCCGGCCGCGTCGGCCGCCGGCGTCGGCATCATCGCCCGCGTCCCGCTGGCCAGTGGCCTGCTCTCCGGTCGATACGACGAGCGGACGACCTTCGCCGCCGACGACCACCGCAGCTACAACCGGCACGGGGAGGCGTTCGACGTCGGCGAGACCTTCTCCGGAGTCGACTTCTCGACCGGCCTGGCGGCCGTCCGGCGGCTGGCCCCACTCGTCGGCGACGACCGCACGATGGCCCAGTTCGCCTTGCGCTGGGTGCTCGACCAGCCGGGGGTGACCGTGGTCATCCCCGGCGCCCGCGACGCCGCACAGGCCCGCGGCAACGCCGCCGTGGCCGGCCAGTCACCCCTCTCGGCGGGGGAACTGGCCGAGGTGACGGCGGTCTACGACGAGCTGATCCGCCCGCAGGTGCACCACCGCTGGTGA
- a CDS encoding DUF3618 domain-containing protein — protein MTRNGTGDTEALRADIRRTRVELGETMEALAAKADVKKRLKSSADQARERVRAQAALTVARVRAQSGLTHPQGRGRQGPTPFVALAVGAVAAAVVLMIIRGRRG, from the coding sequence ATGACACGCAACGGCACCGGTGACACCGAGGCGCTGCGGGCGGACATCCGGCGCACCCGGGTGGAACTGGGCGAGACGATGGAGGCGTTGGCCGCGAAGGCCGACGTCAAGAAGCGACTGAAGTCCTCGGCGGACCAGGCGCGGGAGCGGGTGCGGGCGCAGGCGGCGCTGACCGTCGCCCGGGTCCGTGCACAGTCCGGCCTCACCCACCCGCAGGGGCGGGGCCGGCAGGGGCCCACGCCGTTCGTCGCGCTCGCGGTCGGTGCGGTCGCCGCCGCGGTGGTGCTGATGATCATTCGAGGGAGGCGCGGGTGA
- a CDS encoding glycoside hydrolase family 3 protein, producing MSERSERDRHLAALAAAVLQPGFVGTVPPAWICRWLGEGLGSVVLFSRNVVDSPQVTALTAALRAERPDVIVAIDEEAGDVTRIESGRGSSRPGNLALGAVDDPALTEEVARDLGVELAAAGITLNYAPDADVNSNPDNPVIGVRSFGAEPSLVARHTTAWVRGLQSGGVAACAKHFPGHGDTRVDSHHDLPRIAADRARLHAVELAPFRAAVAAGVQAVMTGHLLVPALDPELPATLSGRILGGLLREEMGFDGVVVTDAVEMRAVAGRYGFAGAAVRALAAGADAVCVGGEHADEETARYLRDAIVDAVLAGDLPEERLAEAAKRVGQLAAWTVAARTARPGTGAPTVGAGTAAGVGSAVGLTAARRAIRVTTSGGEATALPLTGPPHVVEFQPPHNIAIGSETPWGVAAPLTALVPGTTGVRYAETTVPVDPAAGAAGRPLVLVVRDLHRHGWMRDAVGRALAARPDAVVVELGVPALITGGVHIATHGATRAAGRATAELLGGAVVTPGW from the coding sequence ATGAGTGAGCGGAGCGAGCGAGACAGACATCTGGCGGCCCTGGCGGCCGCGGTCCTGCAGCCCGGTTTCGTCGGCACCGTCCCGCCCGCGTGGATCTGTCGCTGGCTCGGCGAGGGGCTCGGCTCGGTGGTGCTGTTCAGCCGCAACGTCGTGGACTCCCCGCAGGTCACCGCGCTCACCGCCGCGCTGCGCGCGGAGCGTCCCGACGTGATCGTCGCCATCGACGAGGAGGCGGGGGACGTCACCCGCATCGAGTCCGGCCGGGGAAGTTCCCGCCCGGGCAACTTAGCCCTCGGCGCCGTGGACGACCCGGCGCTCACCGAGGAGGTCGCCCGGGACCTCGGCGTCGAACTCGCCGCCGCCGGGATCACCCTGAACTACGCGCCGGACGCCGACGTCAACTCCAATCCGGACAACCCGGTGATCGGTGTCCGCTCGTTCGGCGCCGAACCGTCGCTGGTCGCCCGGCACACCACCGCCTGGGTGCGCGGTCTGCAGTCCGGCGGGGTCGCCGCCTGCGCCAAGCACTTCCCCGGCCACGGCGACACCCGGGTCGACTCGCACCACGACCTACCCCGGATCGCCGCCGACCGGGCCCGACTGCACGCCGTCGAGCTGGCGCCCTTCCGGGCCGCCGTCGCCGCGGGCGTCCAGGCGGTGATGACCGGGCACCTGCTGGTGCCGGCGCTGGATCCCGAGCTGCCGGCCACCCTGAGCGGCCGGATCCTGGGCGGACTGCTGCGTGAGGAGATGGGCTTCGACGGTGTCGTGGTGACCGATGCGGTGGAGATGCGCGCGGTCGCCGGCCGGTACGGGTTCGCCGGCGCGGCGGTGCGGGCGCTGGCGGCCGGTGCGGACGCGGTCTGTGTGGGCGGCGAGCACGCCGACGAGGAGACGGCCCGTTACCTGCGCGACGCCATCGTCGACGCGGTTCTCGCCGGCGACCTGCCGGAGGAGCGACTGGCGGAGGCGGCCAAGCGGGTCGGCCAACTCGCGGCCTGGACGGTGGCGGCCCGCACCGCCCGTCCCGGCACCGGCGCTCCCACGGTCGGTGCCGGGACGGCGGCCGGCGTCGGCTCGGCGGTCGGGTTGACCGCGGCACGTCGGGCGATCCGGGTCACCACCAGCGGCGGGGAGGCCACCGCGCTGCCGCTGACCGGCCCGCCGCACGTGGTGGAGTTCCAGCCGCCGCACAACATCGCGATCGGGTCGGAGACCCCGTGGGGGGTGGCCGCGCCGCTGACCGCGCTCGTGCCGGGCACCACGGGCGTCCGGTACGCCGAGACCACCGTGCCCGTCGACCCGGCCGCCGGTGCCGCGGGCCGGCCGCTGGTCCTGGTCGTGCGCGACCTGCACCGGCACGGCTGGATGCGGGACGCGGTCGGCCGGGCGCTGGCCGCCCGGCCCGATGCGGTGGTGGTCGAGCTGGGGGTGCCGGCGCTGATCACCGGCGGGGTGCACATCGCCACCCACGGCGCCACCCGGGCCGCGGGCCGGGCCACCGCCGAGTTGCTCGGCGGTGCCGTCGTCACACCGGGCTGGTGA
- a CDS encoding cold-shock protein: MAQGTVKWFNADKGFGFITVDGGGADVFVHFSAIQSSGYRTLEENQRVEFEIAQGQKGPQAEQVRPL; the protein is encoded by the coding sequence ATGGCGCAGGGAACCGTGAAGTGGTTCAACGCTGACAAGGGCTTCGGCTTCATCACCGTCGACGGCGGGGGTGCTGACGTGTTCGTCCACTTCTCGGCCATCCAGTCCAGCGGCTACCGCACGCTGGAGGAGAATCAGCGGGTGGAGTTCGAGATCGCCCAGGGCCAGAAGGGTCCGCAGGCCGAGCAGGTCCGCCCCCTCTGA
- the thrS gene encoding threonine--tRNA ligase, with protein MSAPRTPAVADPVVVAAGTTAADAVTAAGLPANGPKAIVVVRDPRGVLRDLDWRPAEETVVEPVALDSPDGLNVLRHSTAHVLAQAVQHIFPEAKLGIGPPIDNGFYYDFAVDKPFQPDDLAKLEKRMQEIVRSGQRFRRRRFGSLDEARAELTAEPFKLELIDVKGEGLDSSEVMEVGGGELTIYDNLAADEDKVCWSDLCRGPHLPSTRLIGAFKLMRSAAAYWRGSEKNPQLQRVYGTAWPTRDGLKAYLKLLEEAARRDHRKLGAELDLFSFPDEIGSGLAVFHPKGGIIRRELEDYSRRRHEAAGYEFVNSPHITKAQLFQTSGHLPYYADTMFPPMQLEGAEYYLKAMNCPMHNLIFRSRGRSYRELPLRLFEFGTVYRYEKSGVVHGLTRVRGLTQDDSHIYCTREQMPGELTTLLSFVLDLLRDYGLDDFYLELSTRDDSPKFIGSEADWAEATEALRTAAETSGLELVPDPGGAAFYGPKISVQATDAIGRTWQMSTIQVDFNQPERFGLEYQAADGTRQRPVMIHRALFGSIERFFGVLTEHYAGAFPAWLAPVQVVGIPIREEHGDYLHGFVAALRAEGIRAQVDAGDDRMQKKIRTAQQQKIPFMVIAGDDDVAAGTVSFRYRDGSQRNGVPLTEAVAHVLDVVSSRTNTGPSAQM; from the coding sequence GTGTCCGCACCCCGTACCCCCGCCGTGGCCGACCCCGTCGTCGTGGCCGCCGGGACGACGGCGGCCGACGCGGTGACCGCGGCCGGGTTGCCCGCCAACGGCCCGAAGGCGATCGTGGTGGTCCGCGATCCGCGTGGCGTACTGCGCGACCTGGACTGGCGCCCGGCCGAGGAGACCGTGGTCGAGCCGGTCGCCCTCGACTCCCCCGACGGGTTGAACGTGCTGCGCCACTCGACGGCGCACGTGCTCGCCCAGGCCGTGCAGCACATCTTCCCGGAGGCGAAACTCGGCATCGGCCCGCCGATCGACAACGGCTTCTACTACGACTTCGCGGTGGACAAGCCGTTCCAGCCCGACGACCTGGCCAAGCTCGAAAAGCGGATGCAGGAGATCGTCAGGTCCGGGCAGCGGTTCCGCCGCCGTCGCTTCGGCAGTCTCGACGAGGCCAGGGCCGAGCTGACCGCGGAGCCGTTCAAGCTGGAACTCATCGATGTCAAGGGCGAAGGGCTGGACTCCTCCGAGGTGATGGAGGTCGGCGGGGGCGAGCTGACCATCTACGACAACCTCGCCGCCGACGAGGACAAGGTCTGCTGGTCGGACCTGTGCCGCGGCCCGCACCTGCCCAGCACCCGGCTGATCGGTGCGTTCAAGCTGATGCGCTCGGCCGCCGCGTACTGGCGCGGATCGGAGAAGAACCCGCAGTTGCAGCGGGTGTACGGCACCGCCTGGCCGACCCGGGACGGGTTGAAGGCGTACCTGAAACTCCTGGAGGAGGCCGCCCGGCGCGACCACCGCAAGCTCGGCGCGGAGCTCGACCTGTTCAGCTTCCCCGACGAGATCGGCTCCGGCCTCGCCGTCTTCCACCCCAAGGGCGGCATCATCCGCCGCGAGCTGGAGGACTACTCGCGCCGCCGGCACGAGGCGGCGGGGTACGAGTTCGTCAACAGCCCGCACATCACCAAGGCGCAGCTCTTCCAGACCTCGGGGCACCTGCCCTACTACGCCGACACGATGTTCCCGCCCATGCAGCTGGAGGGGGCGGAGTACTACCTCAAGGCGATGAACTGCCCCATGCACAACCTGATCTTCCGCTCGCGCGGGCGGTCCTACCGTGAGCTGCCGCTGCGGCTGTTCGAGTTCGGCACCGTCTACCGGTACGAGAAGTCGGGCGTGGTGCACGGGCTGACCCGGGTGCGCGGGCTGACCCAGGACGACTCGCACATCTACTGCACCCGGGAGCAGATGCCCGGCGAGCTGACCACGCTGCTGTCGTTCGTGCTGGACCTGCTGCGCGACTACGGCCTGGACGACTTCTATCTGGAGCTGTCCACCCGCGACGACTCGCCGAAGTTCATCGGGTCGGAGGCCGACTGGGCGGAGGCCACCGAGGCGCTGCGCACCGCCGCCGAGACCTCGGGCCTGGAACTGGTGCCCGACCCGGGCGGCGCGGCCTTCTACGGCCCGAAGATCTCGGTGCAGGCCACGGACGCCATCGGCCGGACCTGGCAGATGTCCACCATCCAGGTCGACTTCAACCAGCCCGAGCGGTTCGGCCTGGAGTACCAGGCGGCCGACGGAACCCGGCAGCGACCCGTCATGATCCACCGGGCGCTGTTCGGCTCGATCGAGCGGTTCTTCGGCGTGCTCACCGAGCACTACGCCGGGGCGTTCCCGGCCTGGCTGGCCCCGGTGCAGGTGGTCGGCATCCCGATCCGCGAGGAGCACGGCGACTACCTGCACGGCTTCGTCGCGGCGCTGCGCGCCGAGGGCATCCGTGCCCAGGTCGACGCCGGTGACGACCGGATGCAGAAGAAGATCCGCACCGCACAGCAGCAGAAGATCCCGTTCATGGTGATCGCCGGTGACGACGACGTGGCCGCCGGCACGGTCTCGTTCCGGTACCGGGACGGCTCCCAGCGCAACGGGGTGCCGCTGACCGAGGCGGTCGCCCACGTTCTCGACGTCGTCTCCTCCCGCACCAACACCGGCCCGTCCGCGCAGATGTGA
- a CDS encoding DUF4235 domain-containing protein, with product MSRGIGKAAYKPVGVLMGFAAGAIAGAVFRQVWKMTAGDGEAPNPTDEDRRWGEILAAAALQGAIFSAVRAAVDRGGAVGVRRLTGRWPD from the coding sequence GTGAGCAGGGGAATCGGCAAGGCCGCCTACAAGCCGGTCGGCGTGCTCATGGGCTTCGCCGCCGGTGCGATCGCGGGGGCGGTCTTCCGTCAGGTGTGGAAGATGACCGCCGGTGACGGTGAGGCCCCCAACCCGACCGACGAGGACCGCCGCTGGGGCGAGATCCTCGCGGCGGCCGCGTTGCAGGGTGCCATCTTCTCCGCCGTCCGGGCCGCCGTGGACCGGGGCGGCGCGGTCGGCGTACGCCGCCTCACCGGCCGGTGGCCCGACTAG
- a CDS encoding GNAT family N-acetyltransferase produces the protein MLVEDDPAKHRYEILVDDALAGFTAYLLRGEVLVFTHTEVDPGYQNMGVGSALMRGTLDQVRAQGGRVVPQCPFMAAFIERHPEYADLVTSPV, from the coding sequence ATGCTGGTCGAGGACGATCCCGCCAAACACCGCTACGAGATCCTGGTCGACGACGCGCTGGCCGGCTTCACCGCGTACCTGCTCCGCGGCGAGGTGCTGGTCTTCACCCACACCGAGGTCGATCCGGGCTACCAGAACATGGGCGTCGGCTCGGCGCTGATGCGCGGCACGCTGGACCAGGTCCGCGCGCAGGGCGGGCGCGTGGTGCCCCAGTGCCCGTTCATGGCCGCCTTCATCGAACGTCACCCGGAGTACGCCGACCTGGTCACCAGCCCGGTGTGA
- a CDS encoding adenosine deaminase gives MTDLPTFIAGLPKVELHVHHVGSASPRIVTELAARHEGNTPVPADPQLLADYFVFRDFAHFIELYLSVVDLIRDQEDVWILTHEVARELARQQVRYAELTVTPYSHVRRGIPAPAFCEAIEDARKRAAADFGVELRWCFDIPGEAGLPAAEETLRISLEERPDGLVSFGLGGPEIGVPRAQFRPYFERARAAGLHSVPHAGETTGPQTIWDALHELGAERIGHGISAAQDPQLLAYLAERQIPLEVCPTSNIRTRAVPRLDEHPLPRLVEAGVLVTINSDDPPMFGTTLDDEYAVAARLLDADPAQVADLARNAVTAAFLDDAGKQRIIAEIDAHLSRTLR, from the coding sequence GTGACCGATCTGCCCACCTTCATCGCCGGTCTGCCCAAGGTGGAGCTGCACGTGCACCACGTCGGCTCCGCCTCGCCCCGGATCGTGACCGAGCTGGCCGCCCGGCACGAGGGGAACACCCCCGTTCCGGCCGACCCGCAACTGCTGGCCGACTACTTCGTCTTCCGCGACTTCGCCCACTTCATCGAGCTGTACCTCAGCGTCGTGGACCTCATCCGCGACCAGGAGGACGTCTGGATCCTCACCCACGAGGTGGCCCGGGAACTGGCCCGTCAGCAGGTCCGCTACGCCGAGCTGACCGTGACGCCCTACTCGCACGTGCGGCGCGGCATCCCGGCACCGGCGTTCTGCGAGGCGATCGAGGACGCCCGCAAGCGGGCCGCCGCCGACTTCGGCGTCGAGCTGCGCTGGTGCTTCGACATCCCCGGCGAGGCGGGGCTGCCGGCGGCCGAGGAGACGCTGCGGATCTCCCTGGAGGAACGCCCCGACGGGCTGGTCAGCTTCGGTCTGGGCGGCCCCGAGATCGGGGTGCCGAGGGCGCAGTTCCGACCCTACTTCGAGCGGGCGCGGGCGGCGGGGCTGCACTCGGTGCCACACGCCGGTGAGACCACCGGCCCGCAGACGATCTGGGACGCGCTGCACGAGCTCGGCGCCGAACGCATCGGCCACGGCATCTCCGCCGCCCAGGATCCGCAACTGCTCGCCTACCTCGCCGAGCGGCAGATCCCGCTGGAGGTGTGCCCGACCTCCAACATCCGGACCCGGGCCGTGCCGCGCCTCGACGAGCACCCGCTGCCCCGACTGGTCGAGGCCGGGGTGCTGGTCACCATCAACTCCGACGACCCGCCGATGTTCGGCACCACCCTGGACGACGAGTACGCGGTGGCCGCCCGGCTGCTCGACGCCGATCCGGCGCAGGTGGCCGACCTGGCCCGCAACGCGGTGACCGCGGCCTTCCTCGACGACGCCGGCAAGCAGCGGATCATTGCGGAGATCGACGCTCACCTGTCCCGGACACTCCGCTGA
- a CDS encoding phage holin family protein: MADVANARTSHNGSEPSTAELVQRAAEQVSRLVRDELTLARAELTQKGKHAGIGLGLLAGGGALAFFGLGALVTATILLLALVVPAWAAALIVAAAVFLIAGVLALIGKRQVSRAVPPVPQATVRSLRADVDVVSAAVKDRGRV; this comes from the coding sequence ATGGCTGACGTGGCGAACGCCCGTACGTCCCACAACGGGAGTGAGCCGTCCACCGCCGAACTGGTCCAGCGGGCGGCGGAGCAGGTGTCGCGCCTGGTCCGCGACGAGCTGACGCTCGCCCGCGCGGAGTTGACGCAGAAGGGCAAGCACGCCGGTATCGGCCTCGGCCTGCTCGCCGGCGGCGGGGCGCTCGCCTTCTTCGGCCTCGGCGCGCTGGTCACCGCCACGATCCTGCTGCTGGCCCTGGTGGTGCCGGCCTGGGCGGCTGCCCTGATCGTGGCGGCTGCCGTGTTCCTGATCGCCGGTGTGCTTGCGCTGATCGGCAAGCGGCAGGTCAGCCGGGCGGTCCCGCCTGTCCCCCAGGCGACCGTGCGCAGCCTGCGGGCCGACGTCGACGTGGTCAGCGCCGCGGTCAAGGACAGGGGACGGGTATGA